A genomic segment from Nicotiana sylvestris chromosome 1, ASM39365v2, whole genome shotgun sequence encodes:
- the LOC104226057 gene encoding aspartic proteinase CDR1-like — protein sequence MVLLQLTEDMTLNRKVWWLRIKINAFRIAANELYFETYVASSYSFVDGATETITFYYENREEISFPSIVFGCGHRSKSIPVNPMMSAVIGLGASHASLVSQLSPTFGQKISYYFVPRAQLDIPSKLTFDDNAWGLGSVFTPLVVKPNFVYYFLTLLGIPVGEQKLDLVVNPSTVFQEGNIVIDSETTYSFLPSLLYNQLETLAREAVEK from the exons ATGGTGTTGCTTCagcttactgaggacatgacccttaacAGGAAGGTGTGGTGGTTGAGAATTAAG ATAAATGCTTTTAGAATAGCTGCCAACGAACTATATTTTGAGACTTACGTTGCTAGTAGTTATTCATTTGTTGATGGAGCCACGGAAACTATCACTTTCTATTATGAAAATAGAGAAGAAATTTCTTTCCCAAGTATTGTTTTTGGATGTGGTCATAGATCCAAATCTATACCAGTGAACCCAATGATGTCTGCCGTAATAGGGCTCGGCGCTTCTCATGCGTCTTTAGTGTCGCAACTTAGTCCAACATTTGGACAAAAAATTTCCTACTATTTTGTGCCAAGGGCACAATTAGATATCCCTAGCAAACTTACCTTTGATGACAATGCTTGGGGACTGGGAAGTGTTTTCACTCCACTTGTTGTTAAACCTAACTTTGTGTACTATTTCTTGACACTCTTAGGCATACCGGTTGGTGAACAAAAACTGGATCTTGTTGTTAATCCCTCTACTGTTTTCCAAGAGGGTAATATTGTGATTGACTCTGAAACTACTTATTCTTTCCTTCCTTCACTGTTATATAACCAACTTGAAACATTAGCGAGAGAAGCCGTTGAAAAATAA
- the LOC138872444 gene encoding aspartic proteinase CDR1-like yields the protein MSAIIGLDASHASLVAQLSPTFGQKISYCFVPRAQLDIPSKLTFGDNAWGSGSVFTPLVVKPTFVYYFLTLLGIRVVEQQLDLVANPSTVFQEGNIVIDSETTYTFLPSPFYNQLETLVREVIEK from the coding sequence ATGTCTGCCATAATAGGGCTCGACGCTTCTCATGCATCTTTAGTGGCGCAACTTAGTCCAACATTTGGACAAAAAATTTCCTACTGTTTTGTGCCAAGGGCACAATTAGATATCCCTAGCAAACTTACCTTTGGTGACAATGCTTGGGGATCGGGGAGTGTTTTCACTCCACTTGTTGTTAAACCTACCTTTGTGTACTATTTCTTGACCCTCTTAGGCATACGGGTTGTTGAACAACAACTGGATCTTGTTGCTAATCCCTCTACTGTTTTCCAAGAGGGTAATATTGTGATTGACTCAGAAACTACTTATACTTTCCTTCCTTCACCATTCTATAACCAACTTGAAACATTAGTGAGagaagtcattgaaaaataa